The Neodiprion pinetum isolate iyNeoPine1 chromosome 5, iyNeoPine1.2, whole genome shotgun sequence genome segment GTGCGCCCGATTTGGGCCGGATTTTTGCATTCGGAAGACGTCTCAGCCACAACTCTGATTCACAGTTAatttttgattcaattttAAGCAAAGAGTCAACCCTTAGTACACCACTACCGTATTATGCATATACTTCTAGTACACGTTCGCCTTCATTCAGTCATTTTctaaattatatgtatactaaGTTGACAAAACATGATTGATATCTAGCCAACGAATGAGAATGACTACTTTTGGGCTGtgcaaataattattataaacaaaaaataacaagaGGCAGTGTGTTTGCGGTATGGTCAACAATGTTAGCACGTTTATAAGCATGTCGAAACAGTTTAAAGAAACGGATGCAGTTATATTTCGTTAGAGACAAATCTATTATTGATATCTATAAGCACCTGTCCTACAGAAGGAGCCTGAAGATATGTCGACACATCCGGTTCCACCATACAGCTCCTTAGAGTATCCGGGATGAACATGAGGAGATGTGTAGACGATGTCAATCCGGATTGTTGATGTTGCGTTTCGGGGTAATAGTTTTGACGATAATTACAATGATGTTGATTATTTGGTAAAATTGTTGGCGGTAATGAGTTATTATCACTGAAGATGTTTCTGTTATTACCGCCACAACGGTTATCTAGGCACTCGTAAATATTGGCGGTTGGTTAAAAAACCGTATTAAAATGTACTAAGGaagaaaatagtaaaaaaatatcctactactaatattattatttcccgCCGCACAGAACTCGAAGATAGAGCATCAACCTCTCCGGGGATATCAACGAGAACAAACACCACCAACACCACAATTAACCGTCGTTTCGTAATAAGTACAAATAATTTGCTGGCTCTTCGCTGATCTGCTCTTCGGCTGTTTGAGGAAAATATCTCGTGCAGGCAATCCCTGCAGATCGACGTAGAAAGGTAAAACCTCTCGATAATATTCTGCTCTATCTTCCCTGCACTGTCGTCGGTCAGTCTGGGATTCTTCTTGCTCCTGCTCCTTTTGTTCTCGTTTTTGATATTCGGCGTCGCACTGGTCACGCTGCCGCTCTCGTACTTATTATCGTTACtactattattgttgttgttgttattattattatcttcgTTGTTATGGTGGTGGTGCTGGTAATTGTTGGGTGGTGCAACACCGCACCCACGCACAAGCATCCTACCCAAACACACACCACACTCGGGGAGAATGTATAAGAGATGTTCAAAATgagtgtataaataataaataaacaaataaataaactcaaCTATCAGACCGACCCGCAGCCGATGCTTACGAGGCGTCGTACACCCTCGTTACCGTGCGGAAGACGCAGTCCCAAACTAGTGGAACACCACCAGCTACGAGATGAGAATATAGTCAAGCCTTGCCGCTTACCGCTTGCGTCGGCGTGCGTTTGCAGGGGGTCGAGGGGCACGACGTTTGAAAAGCGCAAGCTCTGAACACCCGAAGAGTCGCGACTCGCGCCGCGCCGCAACGCCGAGCTTcgctctcctctctctctcccttccGCCCTCTCGCGCATTGCTCTGCTTGTCTTTCAGCCCAGAAGGGGGGGGACTCCCCGTTATTACCGAGCAAACGGGGTTAGATGCGCGCGAATCGCGCCTCtctatcgttttttttctgtctttcaCTCGCGCCTCCTCTCTTTTATTTACCCACCGAGgataattcttctttttttcccgcTGAAAAtcgactgaaatttttttctttcttagtATCTAACCGAGAGTTGAGGTATTGTAATCCTTTTGAATTCAtgttaatactttttttttcgtgacgGTCGAAATCTCGAATGCttattgtatttgtaattCGATTGGTAAGCAGAGCGACGTCCGATAATTTGGTAGAATAGCCGTTCGAGGTGAAAAAAGTTCACGAACATTCCGTAAATTTCGTCTTTTTTCGGCAATTCACCAACATCATAAATAATTTGAAGggattatcaaaaaaaatagGTCGCCACGGATATAAAAGATTCTGTACTCATCGAAAAAAACTCAACTGCAGTCGATAAAAGCCACCGCGCGCTATTTTCAAACGGAAATTACTGTTACACGTCTTACTGTATTAGAAATTCActcataattttccatattcttaaaaaaaattagcactCCCGTAAAACATTCCTACCTGCCATTTTACGAATGGtctttttcgaataaaattattttcaaacgaattcaCACATTGTCCACGAGCTATTCGTCAAAAAACTGTACTTTATACGCACATAGTCATTTTCACCCAAACAGGTAAGAAGGAATTGAAAGACACTCGACAGATCGTAGTTAAtcattactgttattattattattattattattattattactagcactattataattattattcatcgaTTGTTAcagtattatatattttttttctaaaagaaTACGCACTGATAAGTGACGTAAGGCCGGAATGGCagcaggtaaaaaaaattcgattgacATCACGTCATCACATGGATGACTCATTGGTGGAACGGCTTTTAAATACAAATTACCGATTAACCAGGGGTCacagggttttttttttatcaacatttgAGCGATTCAATATAGCTTACAAGTCCTATAGTGACATCCCGATTTTCCTTCGGCTATGATCTTGTAGCTTTGTGAACAGGCTAAAACTAAAAACGGATAATAAATGAAAGTTTACTTTATTTAAGAGTATTATTCCAAAGAATAAACACAACTGACAATGAATGCTGAATACTAACCCTTTTTAAAAATTCCTCTGCACAGATTCGAGCTCTCGCGTTCACAGATAGTTTCATTTCGCTGATTTCCTTGTCTATTTCTTCCatgaaatgaataacaaaGTCAACGAGCTTGTGCTTGAACATTTGTTCAGTGTGGAAGTTTGTGATTAGAAAACTGATATCGTACCCCTGGAAGTGAGAATGTGACAACAATTGTGGTCCAGTTGCTGGAGTATTGGAAAGGAGGTCTTGGTCAAAGTAAGCAACTTACATCTATTGGTTTCCTCCTAAGTATAACAAAATTCTCAGCACGCATCATCATAAACCTCATAAATTTGTGGCATAATATCTTTTCAATCTCATCAGCCTGTTTGACAGATATGCTAACTCTGACACTATTGATGCTGGATTCAATCAGCACCCTTTCTTTGTCGTTTCTGCTTATCATCACTGGGGTCAGGAGAAGCTCTTTACTCGACATCACCTCCACCTCTGGCTTATTGTGACGCTCTACATCCTGGGaggaaaagttttccaaaCACATCGCTGCTGTCAGTGTACGTCGCACTGCTGTTAGATAAGGCTTCAATGTTGCCGACTGTAAAAATGCATCATTAATAAAGATATTTGAACATGTATATCACTCTGCAGCTAAACTAATAAATGTTTGGAGAGGAAAAACAGGAAGTCTAATCGAGAACCCGGAACTATTggtatcaaaaattttatatcggTATAAGGATAAGTTAGATATCAAATTCAAATGATCAATCTCTGTGTTGGTTTTATTAAATATCATTCACAAAAAACATTATTCAACATTCCGATATTGAATGGATTTTCATACGAAGTAGGTGTAGGTCTAAACAATTTTGGTCTAGGGATTCCAGAAATAAACAGGAGTACTGTATTGTcgttattttaatataaatgtGAAAGCGTTCGTTCCAGCTTATTTGTTATCAAGCCGAGATCACATCCGGTGTAGAAGATAAGGGAAAGAGGTGGAAAGCAAAGGTAACCATAACCTAAACTTTGAGGCAAGACAAACATGAACTACTTACCATTGTTTATCTGTATATTATCCTTATCTGAGCACGTTTATTTCTGgtctgttttcaattttcggtCAAGCTTTCTGTAGTCAACTTCTCACTTTCAGGTCCTACAATCCCGCTACTAATAATTCACTCAACCCAAAGCAAATGACACATTCCCAAACTTGAAGGGTTGGGTTGAGAGGATAGGTTCTTGACGTTCTTGACCATTGGCTGTGACAGATTTGAGACACGCCTCTGCATCACCATCTATTGGCGGCTGTAGTACTAAACAATTCGACTGCTCCGCCAAACTTgggttgaatataaaaaatgggTGCGTCCCAAATTCGGTGGGCCCGGAGATAACTTGACGTTTCTGCATTACCGACGATCGTGTAAAATTCCGATGCACACGAGTCAATAACGACAGAAAACTGCAATTTTCCCCGTGTCCTTCGCCAGCAAACCCGTCCTACATAAGTAGGTAGGCGTTCTATgcatataaaaattcaacggTTGAAAGGACTTGAAATACGTTGTTTCACATCAAGTGCTGATACGGGGAATCGATGAGTCGTTTTCCACCGCCGGAAGCGATAGGTTGATTCCATGAAGATTCACGGTGGCAGCTCGATAATCGCAAATATCGTTTGCTTTGTGGTTGTCGGTTGATTTGTCACCGAAGGTAGAGATTCTTGATTCTCCCCTCGGTTATTATATTGTACTCACCAACTCCGTGGTCCCGGGATCGGAGGAGATTGATTTGTACCTCGAAAACGGCCCGGTCGTCGAGTAAGAGAGTATCGGACGGGTGTTAAAACGTGACCCCGAGTTTATCGCGCGGAGCCGGGATGATATGCTCGGAGTATTTGCCCGTTGGCTCGGGGCTGCGTTGCCCTCGGATTAGAGGACGTCTGCTCGATTTCTTCTAAATTAAAACCAACTACCGACTAGCATTTGACACGCATCCCGCCCGCCGTAGCCGGCAAATAACGCGAGATTGTCTTTTGTCTTTAACTGGTGTAGAAAGGAACGGCACGCAGCCGTTTTTCGCCGCTTTTTAAACTGCCGAAACAACTGCCGTCAGAGGCATTCTGCTGATCTATCACAGTCAGACGTTAAAAAagagttaaaataaaaacatcgcGTTAACCTCATATCACCGCACCACGCGTTTATTTGACAACGAAAACCCAAGATGGCATCGCAAAGTCAAAATTCTGTCAACGTAAATCCGCCCGCTAACGGACAATCCGCATCACCCGATATATCCGCTCCAAAATCGTCTCAACCCACCCAGGAAACCatgcagcaacagcaacagcaacaacagcctCAGCAGCAGACAAATAATTTTGAACCAATTGACAAGAGTTCATCGAACACCCTTAAGGTATACCCTCTGTTAATTTATTACAAGCAGAAGAAACTTATCGTTGGCTGAGTTAATctgtaattttgtattttcatctTGGATATGACATAACTGTGGGGGTTTTGCGCAGGAAGTACAATGACCGAGATTGTGCAGCTTCTGGAATTCTCTGGTTAATCTTTTTTAGGAATTCTTCTTGGTTCGCTTACCAGATTGGTAATCCCAGTTAGATAATGCAGTGCAGTTTGTTCttcgttgtaaaatttataacaacCATTGTGTTCTTCagcttctttctttttaatcTAAGACTTGGGTCTTGTCTGTTTTTATaaactaaatttttcattttcccaaTCAATTGTCTGTTCCCAATAGTTCTTTATCACACCATATATCTGGTGATAAAAAACATTCCGTAGCACGAATCATCCATGTCAGATTAAATGTAATTATTAACTAactgaataattaaattcctTATTAATAATAGAtatttggcgaaaattttaatatcttGTACACGTCGAATTTCTTAGAAATTGTTATCCAAATTGATGATCAGTTGTGATTGTTTCTACTTTGCAATTCGTATTTATCTAAaacatttgaatatatttcatgCGCAGTTTACTCAATCTTTCATACTTTATCTGATTTTTATACGAGTGTGAAGATTAGATAAgaggtatttttttgttcgtctCATActtattattcaaataaatacagaatctgagggaaaaaaaccaaacgaaggtttcacaatttttgtttcaaatatgTAAATTACTTGAtcagtattgttattattattatcattatcagaaatccaaaaaaaaaaactacataTTCCATTTATTTGtccgtaaattttcaaatctttgtTCGTActctattattttcaatctatAAAACTCGCAGAAAATGCAGCTAAAGTTAACTAAAAAATCACATATATATGTCTTTACAGCGTAACCCTAAGAtgaaactgaagaaaaaagatcTGCTAAAACTTCTCGGATACTTGGAAGGAGAATTGCAAGCACGAGACATCGTCATAGCAGCTTTAAAAGTAACTCTATAATATCCTAAACATCAATATAGTGATGATAGATTACTTAGCTCTGAAGAATCTAAAAGAATGaggaaacgtgaaaaattttcaatttcagtcaGAGAAAATGAAGCATCTGTTGAACTCGCGTTACCTCTGCGGCACAAACGATGCTCAGGCTGCTTTGGCAAGGGATGACGCCGTTTTGGGTGGTGTGATAGTCGCGGATAAGAAGCAAGTTGATCAACAAGTCGCAAGTCTGGAAGCATTGGTAATGCAGCAAAGACGGACGCAGTGTCGTATGGCAAAAGTTCTCAAGGATGCAGAGATAAGGCATAGAGCGGCAAGTgtaaatttgattgaatttatcaaaatttaacgtgttaaaaaaaaaaaaaggaagacaAGAACCACCAAAGTAAGCCAGTACTGAGATTCAAACAAGGCAATTTCATTGGATTTTTCAGGTGATCAAGGAGTTGGAAGAAGAGAAGCGAAAACACGAGCACGACACGGCTCAAGGTGACGACATAACGTACGGTCTTGAAAAGGAGAGAACACGACTTAAAAAGGAGCTCGAGCTTGAGAAACAGgagaaaaaacgaatcgaGCTTGAGCTTAAAAAAGCCAACGATACACTGGAAGAGGagaagaatcggcaaaagcAAATCGTCTTGCTTCTGTTagcagagagaaagaagataATAATGAAGTACATAGAGGAACGCAAGAGGTCCGAGGATCTGGCCCAGATTTTGAGCGAGGAAAAGGTGCGGATAGATTCCATGGCCGAGGGGCTGGAAGAGGAAAGCAAAAAGTCTTTGCAGATGGAGGCCGAGCTTGAAAAGCAACTGGCGCAGTTTGACATGGAGAGGCAACAGTACAGGCAAGCAATAATCAAAGAAGAGAAACGGGCCAAAGAGCTCGAGgtagaaatagaaaaactGAAAGCTGAAATGGAGACGTGGAAGGACACTCAGAGTCGAACCGGACCCGCTAGGGTAGTCGGTGTGGCCCCACCACCTCCACCCGCGAAACCTGCTAATTTAGCCACAATGCCAACCATGAGGACTGCGACTGCCCCGCAAACGCGTAAGTATAAACGTCGTGTTTGCGAAAAAGCAATTTTGCACACCATCATGGTTCAAtacttaatttttattctcataccTTTTTTCTGCCAAGTGAAAGGCACAGTTCTGGGAACAGGAACACCTATGGTGAGCAGTAAAGTCGTTCAGCCAACAGCTACCGTATCTAGCGTTCCAGTAAGCGGACCCAGTAAGTTTCAAACTTTCCAAATCTACGCTTTTCAACTTCGATTTAATCTCTTCCTGGATTGTTAAAAGAAGGAAGTATCGGTCGAGCGTGGAATGGgattaacaatttttactttACCATGGTTTACTTGTTGCAGCAACGGGATTTGCTCGATCTGTGACGCCAGGGCAAGCTTTGAGGAACGTCGCTTATActgcaccaccaccaccatcaacAGGAACTGGTGAGACTTCCATGCCAACGGAGCCACAGGTAATCCAACTACACTTCCCAACACATTCTACTCTCATTTAGTATTAGCGCTAAGCCTATTTACACCTGAAGAAGATGAATGTCTGAAACTATGACAATAATCATCCCGTTCTTAATCAATTAGCCACTGGATACCACAGCTTGTGGTACTGGGTGttgaaaacaacaaaaaaaaagtcttaCCTTTTTGTTAACATGCTCTTCCAATAACTTGCTGTtcgtaaaataattaaaactcgCTATttcatgtatataatataagtgTCAAGTGTCTTGAAGgtacaatttttatccaaGTTTCCTAGATCATTTTTACGGGATTACATTCTTCAAAGCAAATAGGCTCGCAGCTTTtgaaatagagagaaaaagcatgaaagaattattaaaatttgatgAACAATAAACTATAGAATTTATAGTTGTTATCAAAGATGAATGAAGAACAGGCACGTTCATTTTCGCAATATCAACTGACTTCGTTAAGAAGAATCGtcgttgaacttttttttttctatcaattttaCATACGAAGTATACTTttacgtaattattattttttgataatagtaataataataataatatgtacatatatacgtgtaatgtatatgtatacatattgaATAATTGACAATGCGTTAGAATTTGACTCATGTTAGGTATAAATCTGAATTCTCCTTTAACGCAGCATGCAAAAATAACGCACCTACGTGATTAAAACACATACATAATACTGTTGCCAAACACTACCATATTTAATTCTAGTCATAGCTCGTTAGTGATTACgatacgttatacatatatttattttttcctctcacaTGCTTTTTTGTTTACTTAGTATCTGTGAATACACATTGATcccaaaaaattgaatttaaacagtattgtttcttttctttcatttatcgttatacacatacatatgtagtATATATATGCTTAAGCTCTTGTTTTAATTGTCGAATTTTCTAATTGATTCCTTTAATTTACGAAGTAGATTATTTCGATTGActaaaacagaaaaagaaaaaattataattgaagTCATCCAAATCTATACTCGCTACAATGCATTTTTAAGTTAACAAACGAATATTACATATCTAAgcacaaaattttattcttattgttTTGCATTGTGTACATAATGAAATACGATTATTATTTGGTATGTACGATTATTATTCCTTTATTAAAAGCTCTATGCAACTCACTACTGAGAACCTTATTTCAAATCTTCTACCTGCTTACCCTCCTTTAAGCACCGTATCTATAATGCGTCTTTGTTAATTATGTTTCCGTAATCCATAATTCAATCCGAATTATTCCTACATACACCTTATTTCTAGTTATAACTATGTATACCGCTTTCTAAACACACGATTAATTGAATGTGGATTCTGAATTATTACAGTGATTTCTCCACATCAGTAAAAAACTGTAAACTCTGACTTTATATACGTCAGTTGAATAACTCGGAATACTAAAAACCCTCCTCCTTCCTCTAGACAGTGATTGTTGTATTGATGTCCTCGCAT includes the following:
- the Naus gene encoding CTTNBP2 N-terminal-like protein isoform X2 is translated as MASQSQNSVNVNPPANGQSASPDISAPKSSQPTQETMQQQQQQQQPQQQTNNFEPIDKSSSNTLKRNPKMKLKKKDLLKLLGYLEGELQARDIVIAALKSEKMKHLLNSRYLCGTNDAQAALARDDAVLGGVIVADKKQVDQQVASLEALVMQQRRTQCRMAKVLKDAEIRHRAVIKELEEEKRKHEHDTAQGDDITYGLEKERTRLKKELELEKQEKKRIELELKKANDTLEEEKNRQKQIVLLLLAERKKIIMKYIEERKRSEDLAQILSEEKVRIDSMAEGLEEESKKSLQMEAELEKQLAQFDMERQQYRQAIIKEEKRAKELEVEIEKLKAEMETWKDTQSRTGPARVVGVAPPPPPAKPANLATMPTMRTATAPQTLKGTVLGTGTPMVSSKVVQPTATVSSVPVSGPTTGFARSVTPGQALRNVAYTAPPPPSTGTGETSMPTEPQALEKRPIAAVSSAGPTNATKHAAVGQSGAKLPYHGSTGSPQIPGLPLAKKPSISRGVPPPVPPNKPVVPPKKEAAYLRRTETAQLPQDSSKFAKQNTSHPATSAASVLSPSTTSTSSTQPSHQTVTSSSHAVEDESTPR
- the Arpc4 gene encoding actin-related protein 2/3 complex subunit 4 — translated: MSATLKPYLTAVRRTLTAAMCLENFSSQDVERHNKPEVEVMSSKELLLTPVMISRNDKERVLIESSINSVRVSISVKQADEIEKILCHKFMRFMMMRAENFVILRRKPIDGYDISFLITNFHTEQMFKHKLVDFVIHFMEEIDKEISEMKLSVNARARICAEEFLKRF
- the Naus gene encoding CTTNBP2 N-terminal-like protein isoform X1, whose product is MASQSQNSVNVNPPANGQSASPDISAPKSSQPTQETMQQQQQQQQPQQQTNNFEPIDKSSSNTLKRNPKMKLKKKDLLKLLGYLEGELQARDIVIAALKSEKMKHLLNSRYLCGTNDAQAALARDDAVLGGVIVADKKQVDQQVASLEALVMQQRRTQCRMAKVLKDAEIRHRAVIKELEEEKRKHEHDTAQGDDITYGLEKERTRLKKELELEKQEKKRIELELKKANDTLEEEKNRQKQIVLLLLAERKKIIMKYIEERKRSEDLAQILSEEKVRIDSMAEGLEEESKKSLQMEAELEKQLAQFDMERQQYRQAIIKEEKRAKELEVEIEKLKAEMETWKDTQSRTGPARVVGVAPPPPPAKPANLATMPTMRTATAPQTLKGTVLGTGTPMVSSKVVQPTATVSSVPVSGPTTGFARSVTPGQALRNVAYTAPPPPSTGTGETSMPTEPQALEKRPIAAVSSAGPTNATKHAAVGQSGAKLPYHGSTGSPQIPGLPLAKKPSISRGVPPPVPPNKPVVPPKKEAAYLRRTETAQLPQDSSKFAKQNTSHPATSAASVLSPSTTSTSSTQPSHQTVTSSSHAVEDEVGIITNPR